From a region of the Synechococcus sp. UW69 genome:
- a CDS encoding ABC transporter ATP-binding protein, with protein sequence MTLELRAISKSFGERPVLKQLDLNVADGECVALLGASGCGKSTALRLIAGLDQPDQGSIRINDAEMVDVPAERRRVGMVFQSYALFPHLNVWENLELGLRIRGGTTGSRHKRISSVLEVLQLREYAKQRPSQLSGGQRQRVALARALLRDPLVYLLDEPMSNLDAQLREDLRPQLRRLMIGGDQPVVYVTHDQQEAMALADRIAVMRNGSIEQIGTPRELYLQPASTYVAQFIGRPQMNLLPAQNGVTIGVRPDDLRLDSDGWPCTILSREWFGANQMLLVRCDRGDLRMVCSGETTIAAEPRISWSSDCEHRFDTISGRRLPSA encoded by the coding sequence ATGACACTGGAACTACGGGCCATCAGCAAGAGCTTCGGCGAACGCCCGGTTCTCAAGCAGCTCGACCTCAACGTGGCCGATGGGGAATGCGTCGCTCTGCTGGGTGCCAGTGGCTGTGGGAAAAGCACGGCTTTGCGTCTAATCGCGGGGCTCGATCAACCGGATCAAGGCTCCATTCGCATTAATGATGCCGAGATGGTTGACGTTCCCGCCGAACGGCGCCGGGTGGGCATGGTCTTTCAAAGCTATGCCCTGTTCCCGCATCTCAACGTGTGGGAAAACCTCGAACTGGGTTTGAGAATTCGAGGTGGCACCACCGGCAGCCGCCATAAGCGGATCAGCAGCGTTCTGGAGGTGCTGCAGCTCAGGGAATATGCCAAGCAACGGCCATCACAACTCTCCGGCGGACAGCGCCAACGGGTCGCCCTGGCCAGAGCGTTGCTCAGGGATCCACTGGTTTATCTGCTGGATGAGCCGATGAGCAATCTGGATGCGCAATTGCGTGAGGACCTGCGTCCCCAGTTGCGCCGTCTGATGATCGGTGGTGACCAACCCGTGGTCTACGTCACCCATGACCAGCAGGAGGCAATGGCGTTGGCGGATCGCATCGCCGTGATGCGCAATGGAAGCATCGAACAGATTGGAACACCTCGCGAGCTCTATCTGCAGCCGGCCAGCACCTACGTCGCCCAGTTCATCGGCCGCCCGCAGATGAATCTGTTGCCAGCTCAGAACGGCGTGACCATCGGCGTCCGACCGGACGACCTGCGGCTCGATTCCGATGGCTGGCCGTGCACAATCCTCAGCCGTGAATGGTTCGGTGCCAATCAGATGCTTCTGGTCCGCTGCGATCGCGGCGACCTACGGATGGTCTGCTCCGGAGAAACGACGATCGCGGCTGAACCGCGGATCAGTTGGTCGAGCGATTGTGAGCATCGCTTCGATACGATCTCCGGTCGTCGACTGCCATCCGCTTGA
- the dxs gene encoding 1-deoxy-D-xylulose-5-phosphate synthase, giving the protein MHLGDLKHPNELHGLSPAQLEDVARQIRERHLQVVSTSGGHLGPGLGVVELTLALYQTLDLDHDRVVWDVGHQAYPHKLITGRFNDFDSLRQQRGVAGYLKRSESGFDHFGAGHASTSISAALGMAMARDNKGESYKCVAVIGDGALTGGMALEAINHAGHLPNTPLLVVLNDNDMSISPPVGALSSVLNRARLSPPMQFISGSVEESVRHLPFMGGELPAELNRLKGSMRRLAVPKVGAVFEELGFTYMGPIDGHDIGEMVRTFQAAHREGGPVLVHVVTTKGKGYPYAEADQVGYHAQSAFDLNTGKAIPSSKPKPPSYSKVFGQTLVKLCEQNSRVVGITAAMATGTGLDLLQKAIPNQYVDVGIAEQHAVTLAAGMACEGLRPVCAIYSTFLQRAYDQLIHDVGIQKLPVTFVLDRAGIVGADGPTHQGQYDISYMRAIPNFTVMAPKDEAELQQMLVTCLSHDGPTALRIPRGSGEGVPLMEEGWESLPIGRGELLREGDDLMIVAYGSMVAPALATATLLEEAGLSTTVINARFLRPLDQALIHPLARRIPRVVTMEEGALPGGFGAAVLESLSDQDITVSMLRIGIPDQLVDHATPQQSKEALGLTPAQMAERILERFSKAAGDMPSSASIKALQA; this is encoded by the coding sequence ATGCATCTCGGAGATCTCAAGCATCCGAATGAACTGCACGGACTCAGCCCGGCTCAGCTCGAGGATGTGGCACGGCAGATCCGTGAGAGGCATCTGCAGGTTGTGTCGACCAGTGGTGGACACCTTGGTCCTGGTCTGGGTGTTGTGGAGCTCACACTCGCTCTTTACCAGACCCTCGACCTCGATCATGACCGCGTGGTCTGGGATGTCGGTCATCAGGCATACCCCCACAAATTGATCACAGGGCGGTTCAACGATTTCGATTCCCTGCGCCAGCAGCGTGGGGTGGCTGGATACCTCAAGCGTTCGGAGAGTGGCTTCGATCACTTCGGAGCCGGTCACGCGAGCACGTCGATATCCGCTGCGCTGGGGATGGCGATGGCGCGAGACAACAAGGGTGAGTCGTACAAATGCGTTGCTGTCATCGGTGATGGTGCCCTGACAGGCGGCATGGCCCTGGAAGCCATCAATCACGCGGGGCACCTTCCCAATACCCCGCTCCTGGTGGTGCTGAACGACAACGACATGTCGATCTCCCCACCGGTGGGAGCCCTATCGAGTGTTCTGAACCGTGCGCGGCTCAGCCCACCGATGCAGTTCATCTCGGGAAGTGTCGAAGAGAGTGTTCGTCACCTGCCGTTTATGGGTGGAGAGCTTCCTGCGGAACTCAATCGCCTGAAGGGAAGCATGCGACGTCTCGCTGTTCCCAAGGTTGGTGCCGTGTTCGAGGAACTCGGTTTCACTTACATGGGTCCGATCGACGGCCACGACATCGGTGAGATGGTGCGCACTTTTCAGGCGGCCCACCGTGAGGGTGGTCCTGTTCTGGTGCATGTGGTCACGACAAAGGGCAAGGGATATCCCTACGCCGAGGCTGATCAGGTCGGCTACCACGCGCAATCAGCTTTCGATCTCAATACCGGTAAGGCGATCCCCTCATCGAAACCCAAGCCCCCCAGCTACAGCAAGGTGTTTGGTCAAACCCTCGTCAAGCTGTGCGAGCAAAACAGTCGGGTGGTGGGAATCACTGCGGCGATGGCCACCGGTACCGGGCTCGATCTGCTGCAGAAGGCCATCCCCAACCAGTATGTGGACGTCGGCATTGCCGAGCAGCATGCCGTCACCCTTGCAGCGGGGATGGCATGTGAAGGCTTGCGTCCTGTCTGCGCGATCTACAGCACCTTTCTGCAGCGGGCCTACGACCAGTTGATCCACGACGTTGGAATCCAGAAGCTGCCGGTCACCTTCGTGCTGGATCGTGCGGGCATCGTCGGTGCCGATGGGCCGACGCACCAGGGTCAATACGACATCAGCTACATGCGTGCCATTCCCAATTTCACGGTGATGGCTCCGAAGGATGAGGCTGAGCTGCAGCAAATGCTGGTGACCTGCCTCAGTCACGACGGACCGACAGCCCTGCGCATTCCCCGGGGATCGGGTGAAGGCGTGCCCTTGATGGAAGAGGGTTGGGAATCCCTGCCGATCGGCCGTGGAGAACTGCTGCGGGAAGGTGACGACTTGATGATCGTTGCCTACGGCTCCATGGTGGCGCCGGCTCTTGCCACAGCCACCCTGCTTGAGGAAGCAGGTCTTTCGACCACGGTGATCAATGCCCGGTTCCTGCGGCCGCTGGACCAGGCCCTCATTCATCCTCTGGCTCGACGCATCCCCCGTGTGGTCACCATGGAGGAGGGAGCCCTCCCCGGAGGATTTGGGGCCGCCGTTCTCGAGTCGTTGAGCGATCAGGACATCACTGTCTCAATGCTGCGGATCGGCATCCCCGATCAGCTGGTCGATCACGCCACTCCTCAACAGAGCAAGGAAGCTCTTGGCCTAACTCCTGCACAGATGGCTGAACGCATCCTTGAGCGCTTCAGCAAGGCCGCTGGTGATATGCCATCCAGCGCTTCGATCAAGGCTCTGCAGGCCTGA
- the csaB gene encoding polysaccharide pyruvyl transferase CsaB yields MVRPAAPVLLLCGYYGEHNLGDDALLQVLVSALPQSQQLLITVRDPVPVLALAPSALTVNRRSLVSCLRAALRADVLVLGGGSLLQDSTSFSSLVYYVLLMAVARIGGAEVLLWGQGLGPLQRRISRMLVRAVLPFCKAASWRDQRSFELARRWARSLPMVLAADPVWQMPARPWIGGDAIVLSWRPTPLLDHSGWRRLTEALDALSAELAAPVIWLAFHEHQDAPLLQQLSDAGLLPMRLKGRSTTLVPQSLEVVSDVVQRARLVLPMRLHALILARLSNSPMAALSYDPKVEAAAAMASVPCTPLTSLPSVDALLNLWRAEVDRPADPNQTEELRCQASAHSDLLKRMAVDDRRSYRSDAHNRSTN; encoded by the coding sequence GTGGTCCGCCCCGCTGCACCTGTCCTTCTGCTTTGTGGCTACTACGGAGAACACAATCTCGGGGACGATGCACTGCTTCAGGTGCTGGTGTCAGCGCTTCCCCAGTCGCAGCAGTTGTTGATCACAGTGCGTGATCCAGTTCCTGTCCTTGCCCTGGCACCGTCGGCCCTAACCGTTAATCGCCGCTCATTGGTGAGCTGCCTTCGTGCCGCTCTGCGCGCGGATGTGCTGGTTCTTGGGGGCGGCAGCCTGCTTCAGGACAGCACCAGCTTCAGCAGCCTTGTTTACTACGTGCTTCTGATGGCGGTCGCCCGTATCGGTGGCGCCGAGGTGCTTCTCTGGGGCCAGGGCCTGGGGCCATTGCAGCGTCGGATCAGTCGGATGCTGGTGCGCGCTGTGTTGCCGTTCTGCAAGGCGGCGAGTTGGCGCGATCAGCGCTCCTTTGAATTGGCTCGGCGCTGGGCGCGATCGTTACCGATGGTGCTGGCCGCAGATCCGGTCTGGCAGATGCCGGCGCGTCCATGGATCGGTGGCGACGCCATCGTTCTGAGCTGGCGTCCAACACCACTCCTGGATCACTCGGGCTGGCGTCGGTTGACGGAGGCTTTGGATGCTCTCAGTGCCGAGTTGGCAGCCCCGGTGATCTGGTTGGCGTTCCATGAGCATCAGGATGCACCGTTGCTGCAGCAACTGAGCGATGCGGGGCTGCTGCCAATGCGTCTGAAGGGGCGCAGCACAACCCTGGTGCCCCAGTCGCTGGAGGTTGTTTCTGATGTAGTCCAACGGGCACGCCTTGTTCTGCCCATGCGACTGCATGCCTTGATCCTGGCCCGTCTTTCCAACAGTCCGATGGCTGCTCTTAGCTACGACCCGAAGGTTGAGGCCGCCGCTGCCATGGCGTCCGTGCCTTGCACCCCATTGACCTCCTTGCCTTCTGTGGATGCATTGCTGAATCTGTGGCGAGCTGAAGTGGATCGTCCGGCGGATCCCAATCAAACGGAAGAATTGCGATGCCAGGCATCGGCTCACAGCGACCTGCTCAAGCGGATGGCAGTCGACGACCGGAGATCGTATCGAAGCGATGCTCACAATCGCTCGACCAACTGA
- the ggpS gene encoding glucosylglycerol-phosphate synthase codes for MGAGQSSFIILYHRTPFDESKDKNGSRIWVDQKSPNGIIPTLRNLFRSCEKGTWIAWRRVDDQSNEGTERIEMDNPSPFTLCRIPLEDEQISSFYHITSKECFWPILHTFPTYFNVNNANWKIFEEVNKRFASAACAEAAEGATVWVHDYNLWLVPGYIRAERPDLKIAFFHHTPFPGNDVFAILPWREQILESLLCCDVVGFHIPRYTENFARAASTLVGAKRGPKVSVDRKFIGVGTALSEGTVTSHLEHKGRTIQLLSSPVGTSPDLIQELCWSPSVESHGELIVQDTKKGRKLILSASRVDYTKGNEELLLAFERLLERRKDLHGQVVLMLACVAAASGMKIYEDTQRSIEEMAGRINGRFSQIDWVPIRFSTRRIPYDEMIAWFCQADVCWITPLRDGLNLVAKEYAAARRNRGGVLVLSEFTGASVVLDGAVLTNPYSNRRMDDAIESALEMDEDEQRDRMSRMTDAVESYTVRDWADEQMSGLTPSNAQ; via the coding sequence ATGGGTGCGGGTCAAAGTTCGTTCATAATCCTCTACCACCGCACCCCGTTTGACGAATCAAAAGACAAAAACGGATCAAGAATTTGGGTCGACCAGAAAAGTCCTAACGGAATAATTCCTACCCTTCGCAATCTCTTTCGGAGCTGCGAGAAAGGTACATGGATTGCCTGGAGACGCGTCGACGATCAGTCGAATGAAGGCACAGAACGGATTGAAATGGACAATCCATCTCCATTCACACTCTGCCGAATCCCTCTAGAAGACGAGCAGATCTCCAGTTTCTATCACATCACGTCAAAAGAATGCTTTTGGCCGATCCTGCACACATTTCCCACATACTTCAACGTTAATAATGCGAACTGGAAGATCTTTGAAGAGGTCAACAAACGATTCGCCTCTGCGGCATGTGCCGAGGCTGCCGAGGGTGCAACGGTATGGGTACACGATTACAACCTCTGGCTGGTTCCCGGTTACATCCGAGCTGAACGTCCCGACCTAAAGATTGCCTTTTTCCATCACACCCCCTTCCCAGGGAATGATGTCTTCGCCATCCTGCCTTGGCGTGAGCAAATTCTTGAAAGTTTGCTCTGTTGCGATGTCGTTGGTTTCCATATCCCGCGCTACACCGAAAACTTTGCCCGTGCCGCCAGCACACTTGTAGGAGCCAAGCGTGGTCCAAAAGTTTCAGTAGATCGCAAATTCATTGGAGTAGGAACAGCCCTTTCCGAAGGCACGGTCACCAGTCATCTCGAGCACAAAGGCCGTACCATTCAGTTACTCAGCTCACCGGTGGGCACATCTCCTGATCTAATTCAGGAGTTGTGCTGGAGCCCATCTGTTGAAAGCCATGGTGAATTGATCGTTCAAGACACCAAAAAGGGACGAAAACTAATCCTCTCCGCGAGTCGTGTTGATTACACGAAGGGCAATGAGGAGTTGCTGCTGGCCTTCGAACGCCTGCTGGAACGACGCAAGGATTTGCATGGGCAAGTTGTACTGATGCTCGCCTGCGTCGCCGCTGCCAGTGGGATGAAAATCTACGAAGACACGCAACGCTCGATTGAAGAAATGGCGGGGCGGATCAACGGACGCTTCAGCCAAATTGATTGGGTCCCGATCCGGTTTTCAACCCGTCGGATCCCCTACGACGAAATGATTGCCTGGTTCTGCCAAGCAGATGTCTGCTGGATCACACCGCTGCGCGATGGACTGAATCTGGTAGCCAAGGAATATGCGGCTGCTCGGCGAAACCGCGGCGGTGTTCTTGTTCTTTCCGAATTCACCGGTGCTTCGGTTGTCCTCGATGGCGCCGTTCTGACCAACCCCTATTCGAATCGCCGCATGGACGATGCAATCGAATCGGCGCTGGAAATGGACGAAGACGAGCAACGCGATCGAATGAGTCGCATGACCGATGCCGTGGAGAGCTACACCGTTCGTGACTGGGCCGATGAACAAATGTCTGGTCTGACGCCCTCAAACGCCCAGTGA
- a CDS encoding ABC transporter substrate-binding protein codes for MKLRRWLASGALALVMALGCLVGSASFRAEEVNILMPSSFTDASAELVKTFNREHRGRIHLNLIRGPLNTESISDLAISSLLLGDAPFDALLMDVTWLPKYAAAGWLEPLDPWFDQADQEQLVEGARLGNDYDGHLYRWPLVADVGLLYWRTDLMKEPPKTPDELMSVAGQLVQTNSVANGFVWQGRQYEGLSCDFLEVLQGFGGEWMDTTTNTMQLDSPEATGAAAWLNDLINEGISPYAVTNYAESESLQAFKSGDAALMRNWPYAWAELQKDDSNVKGNVGISLMVAQPGERPGATLGSWGLSLMRQSPHQEAAVEAIRYLTNEASQRARFLNNGYSPTQANLFSDPEMLKSSPVLPELQVALNHAVVRPPTPLYAQLSDVVQRELNGLFTETGSADEAMATSQQRSQTLLRAAGATP; via the coding sequence GTGAAGCTGCGCCGCTGGCTGGCGAGCGGGGCCTTAGCGCTGGTCATGGCCCTCGGCTGCCTGGTGGGGTCAGCGTCCTTCCGGGCGGAAGAGGTGAACATCCTCATGCCCTCCTCCTTCACCGACGCCAGCGCTGAGCTGGTGAAAACCTTCAACCGCGAGCATCGCGGCCGGATTCATCTGAATTTGATCCGAGGTCCGTTGAACACGGAATCGATTTCAGATCTTGCAATCAGCAGCCTTCTGCTCGGGGATGCACCCTTCGACGCGCTGTTGATGGATGTCACCTGGCTACCGAAATATGCAGCCGCGGGATGGCTGGAACCCCTGGATCCTTGGTTTGATCAGGCCGACCAGGAACAGCTGGTGGAGGGAGCACGGCTGGGCAACGACTACGACGGCCATCTCTACCGCTGGCCCTTGGTGGCCGATGTGGGACTGCTCTACTGGCGGACGGATCTCATGAAAGAGCCACCGAAAACACCAGACGAGTTGATGTCCGTTGCAGGACAGCTGGTCCAGACCAACTCCGTTGCCAATGGCTTCGTCTGGCAGGGGCGTCAGTACGAGGGGCTGAGCTGCGACTTCCTAGAAGTGCTGCAGGGCTTCGGCGGCGAGTGGATGGACACCACCACCAACACCATGCAGCTGGATTCGCCTGAGGCAACAGGGGCTGCAGCCTGGTTGAACGATCTGATCAACGAAGGGATCAGTCCCTATGCCGTCACCAATTACGCCGAATCGGAGTCGCTTCAAGCCTTCAAATCCGGCGATGCCGCACTGATGCGGAACTGGCCCTATGCCTGGGCTGAACTGCAGAAGGACGACAGCAATGTGAAAGGCAACGTGGGCATCAGCCTGATGGTGGCGCAACCGGGCGAACGACCCGGAGCGACCCTGGGCAGCTGGGGGTTGAGCTTGATGCGTCAGTCGCCCCATCAGGAGGCGGCGGTGGAAGCCATTCGATACCTCACCAATGAAGCCTCCCAGCGAGCTCGCTTTCTCAACAACGGCTACTCACCCACCCAAGCGAATTTGTTCAGCGATCCGGAGATGTTGAAGAGTTCCCCTGTGCTTCCGGAGCTGCAGGTAGCCCTAAACCACGCGGTTGTGCGTCCGCCAACACCCCTCTACGCCCAACTCAGTGATGTGGTGCAGCGCGAACTCAACGGATTGTTCACCGAAACTGGATCCGCTGATGAAGCGATGGCGACCAGTCAGCAGCGAAGCCAGACCCTGCTTCGTGCAGCGGGAGCGACGCCATGA
- a CDS encoding carbohydrate ABC transporter permease, protein MTRRSIWIALLLVWSLAPMLWQLVSSFTTADALVNEQLSFWNRWTLNNYRDLLSTDPPFWRYLFNSSLVASLTTLLTLVLAIPAAYGLAKLPIRWRGSLRAAVVGAALFPYVLLFLALLELARTFSLGNNLIAISIPYSALSMPLALLLLTAAFEALPNDLEDAAKLEGLSLWQRLRWVLLPLIAPASASTAILVFLFAWNEYPVALTWLSRSDLLTLPVAMARIAGSSTYSVPYGTYAAATVLGAIPLLVLVLVFQRQIVSGLTNGAIKG, encoded by the coding sequence ATGACGCGACGTTCCATCTGGATTGCACTGCTGCTGGTCTGGTCCCTCGCCCCGATGCTGTGGCAATTGGTGAGTTCATTCACCACGGCCGATGCCCTGGTCAACGAACAACTGAGCTTCTGGAACCGCTGGACGCTGAACAACTACAGGGATCTGCTGAGCACCGATCCGCCGTTCTGGAGATACCTGTTCAACAGCAGCCTGGTGGCCTCCCTCACAACACTGCTCACCTTGGTGCTGGCGATCCCGGCCGCCTACGGACTGGCGAAACTCCCCATTCGATGGAGGGGAAGCCTCCGGGCCGCCGTGGTGGGAGCCGCCTTGTTTCCCTATGTGCTGCTGTTTCTGGCACTGCTCGAACTGGCCCGCACGTTTTCGCTGGGCAACAACCTCATCGCCATTTCCATTCCCTATAGCGCTCTGTCGATGCCCCTGGCCCTGCTTCTGCTCACCGCTGCCTTCGAAGCCCTACCCAATGATCTGGAGGACGCGGCGAAGCTTGAGGGTCTGTCTCTCTGGCAACGGCTGCGCTGGGTGCTGCTTCCCTTGATTGCACCAGCCTCCGCCAGCACAGCGATCCTGGTGTTCCTGTTTGCCTGGAACGAGTATCCAGTGGCCCTCACCTGGCTAAGCCGCAGCGATCTGCTCACATTGCCGGTGGCGATGGCCCGGATTGCGGGATCATCCACCTATTCGGTCCCCTACGGCACCTACGCAGCCGCGACTGTGCTCGGTGCCATACCTCTGCTGGTGCTGGTGCTGGTGTTCCAGCGGCAGATCGTCAGTGGACTCACCAACGGAGCAATTAAGGGATGA
- a CDS encoding DUF3593 domain-containing protein, which translates to MNFDPAPLFAVSLIPYLLFLFWLHRSKALPQMAERGFQLTLLFVAVTIVAAIAALRCCSAELVEIDWLHGGAEAFLTLGNTVLVIGLLLPTPKKG; encoded by the coding sequence ATGAACTTTGATCCCGCACCCCTGTTTGCGGTCTCGCTAATCCCTTATTTGTTGTTTCTCTTCTGGCTCCACAGGAGTAAGGCACTTCCGCAGATGGCGGAACGCGGCTTTCAACTCACACTGCTGTTCGTAGCCGTCACGATTGTTGCCGCCATCGCAGCTCTGCGCTGCTGCTCAGCGGAACTGGTGGAGATCGACTGGCTGCACGGTGGTGCAGAAGCCTTCCTAACGCTCGGCAACACCGTTCTGGTGATCGGACTGCTGCTACCGACCCCCAAGAAAGGGTGA
- a CDS encoding DUF2499 domain-containing protein, whose protein sequence is MHALSLGTWWIHVASVIEWCVAIVLMHRRGLSGMAWAMLPALVSAMAACTWHLFDNSDALRGLVTLQALFTVIGNSTLAFAAWQLQRRRVADGVVNEL, encoded by the coding sequence ATGCACGCGTTGTCTCTCGGAACCTGGTGGATCCACGTCGCCTCAGTGATCGAGTGGTGTGTGGCGATCGTGTTGATGCATCGACGCGGACTGTCAGGCATGGCCTGGGCCATGCTTCCGGCCCTGGTGAGTGCGATGGCAGCCTGCACATGGCACTTGTTTGACAACAGCGACGCTCTGCGGGGCCTGGTCACCCTTCAGGCCCTATTCACCGTGATCGGGAACAGCACCCTGGCGTTTGCGGCATGGCAGCTCCAACGGCGTCGGGTGGCTGACGGGGTGGTCAATGAACTTTGA
- the psaK gene encoding photosystem I reaction center subunit PsaK, whose protein sequence is MLTHLFAIAPATVSWSPKVALVMILCNVVAIMVGKATIKHPNEGAALPNSTFFGGMGHAAMLGTTSLGHIIGIGAIQGLAARGVL, encoded by the coding sequence ATGCTGACCCACCTTTTCGCGATCGCTCCCGCCACCGTGTCCTGGTCTCCCAAGGTCGCCCTGGTGATGATCCTCTGCAATGTGGTTGCCATCATGGTCGGCAAGGCCACGATTAAGCACCCCAACGAAGGCGCTGCACTTCCCAACTCCACCTTCTTCGGTGGAATGGGACATGCAGCCATGCTCGGTACCACCAGCCTTGGCCACATCATCGGCATCGGTGCAATCCAGGGTCTGGCAGCCCGCGGTGTGCTCTGA
- a CDS encoding carbohydrate ABC transporter permease, translating to MTVLLAVPALLLIAVVFGWPMLRYAWLSFHADSVLTGLEPVANGGANWMRLAFDQRFWLDAGQTARFALISVGMELLLALAIALLLHQSWRGRGAVRALTLLPWALPTTMMALGWRWIFNTPYGPIEVLARTLGLDSLDLLSTPSITWLVTVFADVWKTTPFITLILLAGLQSIPDDLYSAFRLEGGTPLQALRRVTLPLLLPYILLSLLFRLAQAFGVFDLVQVLTGGGPAGSTESIALYAYLNGMRFLDFGYSATVMLAGFLLLTALILAGTLVLKTFGVLRPLDR from the coding sequence ATGACCGTTCTCCTGGCTGTTCCAGCCCTACTGCTGATCGCCGTCGTCTTCGGCTGGCCGATGCTTCGTTACGCCTGGCTGAGCTTCCACGCTGATTCCGTCCTCACCGGACTGGAACCGGTGGCCAACGGCGGAGCCAACTGGATGCGGCTGGCGTTTGATCAGCGGTTCTGGCTGGATGCGGGGCAGACCGCGCGATTCGCCCTGATCTCCGTGGGAATGGAATTGCTATTGGCACTGGCCATCGCGCTCCTGCTTCATCAGAGCTGGCGTGGCAGAGGCGCCGTTCGAGCCCTGACCCTGCTCCCCTGGGCACTCCCCACAACAATGATGGCCCTTGGCTGGCGCTGGATCTTCAACACTCCTTACGGCCCAATCGAGGTGCTGGCCCGAACCCTTGGACTCGACTCCCTGGATCTGTTGTCCACCCCATCGATCACCTGGTTGGTGACGGTTTTCGCCGATGTCTGGAAGACAACACCCTTCATCACGCTGATCCTTTTGGCTGGGCTCCAAAGCATTCCCGACGACCTTTACAGCGCCTTCCGTCTGGAAGGCGGAACCCCTCTGCAGGCCCTGCGCCGCGTCACCTTGCCGCTGCTCCTGCCCTACATCCTGCTGAGCCTTCTGTTCCGCTTGGCCCAGGCCTTCGGGGTGTTTGATCTGGTGCAGGTGTTGACCGGTGGTGGTCCTGCCGGCAGCACAGAAAGCATCGCCCTTTATGCCTATCTCAACGGCATGCGCTTCCTTGATTTCGGTTACAGCGCCACGGTGATGCTCGCGGGATTCCTGTTGCTCACAGCCCTGATCCTGGCGGGAACGCTGGTGCTGAAAACCTTCGGTGTGTTGAGGCCCCTGGATCGATGA
- a CDS encoding NAD(P)/FAD-dependent oxidoreductase, with protein MSVLIVGAGPSGARLAIQLARRGAEVTLVDRLMDPDRNAYSSAALPLEAVRRLGLPDEIIAATWQGWQLHDPSGLVHQWWSDDDLGVVLDFGRLRSFLWSEARRHGVELIQGCRAVLKSLSAENATVQLQTRDGVESLRSVRWLIDATGARRDLLQQAGVKPNPADPLLQGIGVEWLLQADDRHAAAWRDRISFFLGTPWISHGYGWIFPMQGQRLKVGVCQLPPPHRQTPGSLAQPLQRLIQRCGLSDCLVLDRHGGPVSSSISRSEALGADALLAVGDAASTANLLGGEGIRHAMDNADQLADLLIADGMRGDSATIPHRYRQELDAKRSWRWSVSGRLARRTWWGLNNCRADQRLQRLINGLSSTAKASALSELLFEYRFERYGLRLLPYLL; from the coding sequence GTGTCGGTTCTAATCGTTGGTGCGGGGCCTTCCGGTGCCCGCCTGGCGATCCAACTGGCGCGCAGGGGTGCTGAGGTCACCCTGGTGGATCGCTTGATGGATCCGGATCGCAATGCCTATTCCAGCGCAGCTCTTCCTCTGGAGGCTGTTCGTCGGCTTGGCCTGCCGGATGAAATCATTGCCGCAACCTGGCAGGGCTGGCAGCTGCACGATCCTTCCGGTCTGGTGCATCAGTGGTGGTCTGACGACGATCTGGGGGTGGTGCTCGACTTCGGCAGGCTCCGTTCCTTCCTCTGGTCGGAAGCGCGTCGCCATGGTGTGGAGTTGATTCAAGGCTGTCGGGCAGTTCTGAAAAGCCTCAGCGCAGAGAACGCCACCGTGCAGCTGCAGACGCGCGATGGTGTGGAGTCGTTGCGCTCAGTCCGGTGGCTGATTGACGCCACGGGTGCTCGTCGCGATCTGCTTCAGCAGGCTGGTGTCAAGCCCAATCCAGCTGATCCGCTGCTGCAGGGGATCGGTGTCGAGTGGCTGCTTCAAGCCGATGATCGCCACGCCGCAGCCTGGCGGGATCGGATCAGTTTTTTTCTGGGGACACCCTGGATCAGCCACGGATACGGCTGGATCTTCCCTATGCAAGGACAACGGCTGAAGGTGGGTGTCTGTCAGCTTCCTCCGCCCCATCGTCAGACCCCCGGCAGCCTGGCGCAGCCCCTGCAGCGGTTGATTCAACGCTGCGGCTTGTCCGACTGTCTCGTTCTGGATCGCCATGGTGGGCCTGTTTCCAGCTCGATCTCCCGATCTGAAGCGCTGGGTGCCGATGCGCTGTTGGCTGTTGGAGATGCGGCAAGTACAGCCAATCTTCTCGGTGGAGAAGGCATCCGCCATGCGATGGACAATGCCGATCAACTGGCCGATCTGTTGATCGCTGATGGGATGCGCGGCGACTCAGCAACCATTCCCCATCGCTACAGACAGGAACTTGACGCCAAGCGGAGCTGGCGATGGTCGGTGTCAGGCCGTCTGGCGCGGCGCACCTGGTGGGGTCTCAACAATTGCCGGGCTGATCAACGACTCCAACGTCTGATCAATGGACTTTCTTCCACAGCAAAAGCAAGTGCTCTCTCTGAGCTGCTGTTTGAGTACAGATTCGAGCGTTACGGCTTACGCCTGTTGCCCTATCTGCTTTGA